A part of Chanos chanos chromosome 9, fChaCha1.1, whole genome shotgun sequence genomic DNA contains:
- the LOC115821466 gene encoding interleukin-8-like, translating into MNFCSSVIVFVAVLSITEGMSLTGVGADPRCRCIETESRFMGKLIEKVELFPPSPHCKDTEIIATLKHSGDKICLDTTAPWVKKVIDKNPCQPAWLASADKPPFNLSASVSISCPSTLAAPGLPVPPPANLLAPSVALEGED; encoded by the exons ATGAACTTCTGCTCTTCTGTCATTGTATTTGTGGCAGTTCTGAGTATTACTGAGG GAATGAGTTTGACGGGCGTAGGAGCTGACCCTCGCTGTCGCTGCATTGAGACTGAGAGCAGGTTTATGGGTAAACTCATTGAGAAAGTGGAGCTGTTCCCTCCAAGCCCACactgtaaagacacagagatcat TGCCACTCTGAAGCACAGTGGTGACAAGATTTGTTTGGATACCACTGCCCCCTGGGTTAAGAAGGTCATTGATAAGAATCCTTGCCAA CCAGCCTGGCTTGCTTCTGCTGACAAGCCACCTTTCAACTTAAGTGCTAGCGTTAGCATTAGCTGCCCCAGCACGTTAGCTGCCCCAGGACTGCCCGTGCCACCCCCGGCCAACCTGCTGGCCCCGTCAGTGGCCCTAGAGGGGGAAGACTAG